The Streptomyces sp. B3I8 nucleotide sequence GCGTGGTGATCTCGTCCAGTTCGGTGGCGACGGCCCGCAGCCGCCGGTAGGCCTCGGCGTACTTGGCCAGGGGCACGGCGACGGTGTCCCCGGCGTACCGGTCGAGGGCCTGCCGCTGCCGGCTGAGCTTGAGCAGCCCCTGCTGGTCGGTCTGCCCGTGCACGGCGACCAGCTCGTCGGCGAGCTCGGCGAGCATGCCGACCGGCACGGACCGTCCGCCGAGGTGCGCCCGCGAGCGGCCCTCGGCGGAGACGGTACGGCTGATCAGCAGTGTCCCGTCGTCCAGCTCGGCGCCGGCCTCCTCGGCCCGTACGGCCGCCGGGGCGGCGGCGGGCACACTGATGCGGCCCTCGACGACGGCGTTCTTCGCGCCGATCCGTACGAGAGCCGGGTCCGCGCGCCCGCCGAGCAGCAACCCCAGGCTGGTGACCACCATCGTCTTGCCGGCACCGGTCTCACCGGTGACAGCGGTGAAGCCGGGTGACAGCTCGACCACCGCGTCGTCGATGACCCCGAGCGACCGTATCCGCATCTCCTCCAACACGACGTCGACCATACGAGGTTTCGGCCACGATGTGCGACGCCGCCCCACCCGACCGGGGAAGCCGCAGGTCGTGACTTCCCCGGGGGTCCCTCGTTGCGCGGCCCCGTCCGTACGCGCGTACGGACGGGGCCGGTCCTCAGTTGGGGGCTCCCCGCCACCCCGAAACCGGCAGGGCGAACTTCGCCACCAGGCGGTCGGTGAAGGACGCGTGGTGCAGCCGGGCGAGCCGTACCGGCACCGCGCCCCGGCGCACCTCGACCCGGGCGCCCGGCGGCAGCTCCACCGTGCGCCGGCCGTCGCACCACAGCACGCCGGGCGGGATGTGCGGCAGCACCTCCACCGCGAGCACCGAGTCCGGCGAGGTGACCAGCGGCTTGGCGAACAGGGCGTGGGCGCTGATCGGCACCATGAGCAGCGCCTCCACCTCCGGCCACACCACGGGCCCGCCCGCCGAGAACGCGTAGGCCGTGGACCCGGTCGGCGTGGCGCAGACGATGCCGTCACAGCCGAACCCGGTCACCGGCCGCCCGTCGATCTCCAGGACGACCTCGAGCAGCTTCTCGGCGCCGGCCTTCTGCACGGCGGCCTCGTTGAGCGCCCAGTCGGTGTGCACGATGTCACCGTTGCGGTGCACGACGACGTCGACCGTCATGCGTTCCTCGACCTCGTAGGCCCGGCTGACCACCCGGTCGACGACCTTGTCGAGGTCGTCCCGCTCGGCCTCGGCGAGGAAACCGACGCGCCCCAGGTTGACGCCGAGCATCGGCACGCCGGAGGCGCGGGCGAACTCGGCGCCGCGCAGCAGCGTGCCGTCACCGCCGAGGACGATGAGCAGCTCGCAGCCGTCCAGGCACTGCGGGGTGGCCTCCTTGACGAGCTGCACGCTCTCGGGCAGCGGCAGGTCGGCGGCCTCGGCCTCCAGGACGCGCACCCCGAGCCCGGCGCGCAGCAGCCCGCCCACCA carries:
- a CDS encoding NAD kinase is translated as MTQNQARTVFLLAHTGRPAAIRSAELVVGGLLRAGLGVRVLEAEAADLPLPESVQLVKEATPQCLDGCELLIVLGGDGTLLRGAEFARASGVPMLGVNLGRVGFLAEAERDDLDKVVDRVVSRAYEVEERMTVDVVVHRNGDIVHTDWALNEAAVQKAGAEKLLEVVLEIDGRPVTGFGCDGIVCATPTGSTAYAFSAGGPVVWPEVEALLMVPISAHALFAKPLVTSPDSVLAVEVLPHIPPGVLWCDGRRTVELPPGARVEVRRGAVPVRLARLHHASFTDRLVAKFALPVSGWRGAPN